The nucleotide sequence GAATGCCGCAGACTATATCATCTGTTCATGCAGGTGGAAGAATATAAAATGGCTGGTCCAACTGAAGCTTTTTTTGCCGGTGAACAGTATGAAAGCATCCTCTCTGGAAAGCTTAGTGTGTATTACGTCGAGGAAAATGGCACGATGGCAGCAACTGCAGGAATTTATACAGAACACGAAAAGACTGCTGTTATTGCCGGCGTAGCCACTCCGCCAATATTCAGAAGAAAGGGATATGCATCAAAAGTCATAGAGAGAATCTGCCGTGATTACGGAACTGAAAGAGAGCTCTATTTATTTTACAATAATCCGGATGCAGAAAACCTTTATAAAAAGCTTGGATTTTATGAGACTGCCAAATGGAAAGTGATCGGAATTTCTTTCTGAATAATAAGAAATGTCTTGCAAGATTGAAAAACATCAGCTATTGTTAAAAACAATCACAAAAATATTCTGAATATGTTGACAAGCGATGGGTGCTGACGCGTTTACGCGGAAGCTTAAAAGGGAAGCCGGTGAAAATCCGGTGCGGTCGCGCCACTGTAATGGGGAGCATTCTGCACAAAGCCACTGTTCTGAAATGGAATGGGAAGGCAGCAGCATGCAGTGAACCAGAGCCAGGAGACCTGCCTTTCGTATGCACTTTAAGCCTACGCGAAATAGGGAGGGTGATGCGGTATGTTGAAACCTTTGTTGTGTCTCAACTCTAGTTAGCTGTGTCCATTAAACTCTCTTTTAAAAAGGAGAGTTTTTTTGCGTTTAGAGCTGAGAAACTATGAAAACGGGGGAACCGCAATGAAAATTAGAAATTCAAACCTTGGCTATCCGAGAATCGGCGAAAAAAGAGAATGGAAAAAGCTTCTTGAGGCGTTTTGGAGAGGAGATCTGACGGAGCAGGAGTTTCATTTGGATATGAAGAAAATCAGGCTCTCTCATTTGGTGAAACAGCGTGAGGCGGGGATTGACCTTGTGCCGGTCGGCGACTTCAGCTATTACGATCATGTACTTGATACGGCTGTTATGTTCGGCCTGATCCCGGAAAGATTCAGGGATCAGGACCCCTCATCACTTGAGACGTATTTTGCGATTGCCAGGGGCAGCAAAGACAAAGTCGCATCAGAGATGACAAAATGGTTTAACACAAACTACCATTACATCGTGCCTGAGCTTGACGGAACAGAGCCTCGCCTTATCCACAACCGCTTGCTTGAGCTATATAAAGAAGCAAGGGATGAGGCCGGGATTACGGGGAAACCGGTACTTATCGGGCCGCTTACTCTCACAGCCCTTTCAAAAGGAGAAAAGAAAGAAGAAATTCTTGAAAAACTCATCCCTTTATATGTTCAGGTTTTCAAGGAGCTTGAAGAAGAAGGAGCAGAGTGGATACAAATAGACGAACCAATATTGGTTACATCAGCAGCGGATGCTGCCTTTATGAAAAAAACGAAGAAAATCTATGAAACAATAAAAGAAGGCTTAGGCAGGGTAAAACTTCTGCTGCAAACCTACTTTGAATGTCCTGAACAATATGAACAGCTCATTCAGCTGCCTGTTGACGGCATAGGCCTGGATTTTGTTCATGACAGCGGCAAAACGCTGGAGCATTTGAGTGCATTCGGTTTTCCAAAGGACAAGGTGCTTGCGGCAGGAGTCATCGACGGTCGCAATATCTGGAAGGCAGAGCTTCAGAAAACAGTCAAACTGGTAAACCGAATTCTGGATGAGGTCGGAAGAGACCGGCTGATTCCTCAGCCTTCATGCAGTCTGATTCATGTGCCTGTAACAGCAGAGAGTGAAGGGAAGCTGCATCCCCTTGTTAAAAACGCACTGGCATTTGCAGATGAAAAGCTCCATGAAATCACCCTGCTGACAAAATTTTTAAATTTTGAAGAAGAGACCCTTTCAGCCTATGATAAGGGGATAGCAGATCTTGAGGCTTCAGACTTGAGAAACCGGCATTCTGTACATGCTTCTTATGATGAGTACAGCACTGTCAGAGTTGGAGCAGTTCAAAGAAAAGAGGCGCAGCAAAGAAAATTCAGCCTTCCGCTGCTTCCGACGACAACCATCGGAAGTTTTCCTCAAACGAAAGAAGTGCGTGCTGCAAGGCTGAAGTATAAAAAAGGAACTCTCTCAGAAGAGGACTATTATCAGTTTATTGAAGGTGAAATAAAAAAGTGGATTGATATCCAGGGAAACCTGGGGCTTGATGTCCTCGTTCACGGTGAGTTCGAGCGGACAGACATGGTCGAATATTTCGGTGAAAAGCTTGGAGGGATGACTGTCACCTCAAATGGGTGGGTGCAGTCATACGGTTCACGCTGCGTAAGGCCTCCTCTCATTTACGGGGACGTGTTTTTTAAGGAGCCGATGACATTAAAAGAAACCCTTTTTGCCCAAAAGCTGACTGACAAGCCTGTAAAAGGAATGCTGACCGGACCGGTTACAATAGTAAATTGGTCTTTTGTAAGATCTGACGTACCTGGAGCAGCCGTGTTAAATCAGCTCTCTCTCGCCGTGAGAGAAGAGGTTGAGGCATTAGAGAGCGCAGGAATCGGCATGATCCAGGTAGATGAACCCGCGCTTAGAGAAGGTCTTCCGCTTAAACAGGAAAAGAAGAAACAGTATTTGGACGAGGCCGTCACTGCTTTTAAAAGGTCAACAGCTTCTGTGAAACCTGAGACGCAAATTCATACACATATGTGTTATTCAAGCTTTGAAGACATGATCGAAGCAATTGATGCGCTTGATGCAGATGTCATCTCCATTGAGACTTCAAGAAGCCACGGGGAACTGATTCGTTCTTTTGAAACATTCTCCTACTGCAAGGGAATTGGCCTCGGCGTATATGATATTCACAGTCCGCGCATCCCTTCAGAAAAGGAAATGATCCGAAATATTGAAAGGGCACTGCAGGTGCTCGAACCTGCCCAATTTTGGGTGAATCCTGACTGCGGCCTTAAAACAAGAGGGGAAAAAGAGGCCGTTGAGGCATTGAAGATTATGGTGAGAGCTGCGAAGGTCTGCAGAGGGAAAGCCGTTCAAGAGACAACCGTTTAATGCAAAAAGCCTGTCCAGTTTAAGGACAGGCTTTTTCTGCGTATTATCTTACACCTTTCATGTACGCTTGAATCTTTGGTGAAAGAATCAGCATGATTGCCCCTAAAAGAATGGCGAGTCCGCCGATAATTCCAAAGTAGGCAATTTCGGTTTCAGGTGTGTAATATTTTACGATTTGTGCGTTGATTGCTTGAGCCGATGCATTTGTCAGGAACCATAAACTCATGGTCTGCGCTGAGAAAGCAGCCGGAGCAAGCTTGGTTGTTGCTGATAATCCGACTGGGGACAGGCAAAGCTCTCCAAGAACAACAAGGAAGAAGCTGAGCACAAGCCACATTGGGTGAACAAGTGTATCTGTACCGTTTGTATAAGCTGGAATAATCATGACCAGGAATGATAACCCGGCGAAGAAAAGTCCAAAAGCAAATTTTTTGGATGTCGACGGCTGACGGTTTCCAAGCTTAATCCAAAGCCAAGCAAAAACCGGTGCCAAAAGAACAACAAACAGCGGATTCAGCGACTGGAACCAGGATGACTGAATTTCAAAGTTTCCGAACGTCAGCTGTGTGCGTTTATCAGCATAAGCACCAAGAATGGTTGCACCCTGTTCCTGGATTGCCCAGAACATCATTGCCGCGATAAACAGAGGAATATATGCGATCAGGCGTGATCGCTCAACATCTGTTGATTTTGGGCTGCGGTACATCACAATAAAGTATGCTGCAGGAATCAAAATACCAAGAATACTGATCATGAATGTAAAGCGGTCAATCGTCAGGTAACCGGTATAAATGGATACAGCACCTAAAACAAGAATGACGGCAAGTCCAATCGCCAATCTGCCGAAAACGCTTTTTCTTTCAGCTGGAGTAAGTGGATTTGGAACACCCGTTCCGGCAAGTCCAAGGTTTTTCTTTTTCGTAAGCATGAAAACAACAAGTCCAAGGAACATACCGACTGCTGCTACTCCGAATCCAAGGTGGAAATTGTATTTCTGTCCGAGAGTACCAACGATAAGTGGTGCAAGCAGACCGCCAAGGTTGATTCCCATGTAGAAAATACTGAAACCGGAATCGCGTCGGTTATCTTCTTTGCTGTAGAGATCACCCACAATATTCGAAATATTCGGCTTAAGCAAACCTGTTCCGATTACGATAAAGAACATGGAAACAAAAAATGCCGGAATGCTTCCTGGCAGCGCAAGAATAATATGGCCCAGCATAATGAGAACGCCGCCGTAAAAAACGGTTCTTGTATTGCCGAGCAATCGGTCGGAAATCCATCCTCCGATGATTCCAGACATATAAACCAATGATCCATAAATGGACATGATCGAAAGGGCAGTCGGCTGATCAAGACCCAGGCCGCCGTCTTTCATCGAGTAGTACATATAATACAGAAGTATTGCTCTCATCCCGTAGTAGGAAAAACGTTCCCAGAATTCTGTGAAGAAAAGGGTGAATAATCCTTTAGGATGACCGAAAAACCCTTTTTGCGGTACACTTTGTACAATTTTGTCTTTGTCAAGTGATGACATGTTACAAGAAGCCTCCTTTTTACCATATATAATAATACTACTATTAAAATTGAATTGTCAAAAAAAAACGGCAAAATTGCTATTTATACTATTTTTCTGAAATAACTTAACATTCATGTCATTTGCGACAATTTTTTGTTTCATATAAAAATTGCGTAATCCTTCTATCATGTGAATATATGCACAAAACTCCAGTGGATTGCAGCGGAAGGAACTTGACTCCTGCGGGATGAAGAGGGCACTGAAGATCCCGCAAGCGCAGCGAGGAAGCTTCAGGCACTCCCCGCGGAAAGCAAGTTCCTGGAGCGGAAAGGAACGGGTAAAGTGCAAAAACAACAAATCTTGCGGAAGTAATAGTTAAAAAGATGCAATGACAAAAACAATCAAAAGAAGACAGAAAACTACTTTACAAACCGTCGGTCTGTTTTTATGATGAGTAAAGGGGGTGTCGGAAAATGAAGCAATTTGAAAGAAGATTACGCTCTGAAAAAGCTCTGCTCCATGCCGCATCAGAGCTGATAGACGAAGTCGGCTGCTCAAAAACGACTTTGTCCATGATTATGAACAGGACAGGCTTGTCCAAGGGGGCAATCTACCATTACATAAAAAGCAAAGATGATCTTCTGGCGATGGTGCTGGAGGAAAAAATACAAGAAACAAATGAAACCTTTTTAAAAAGGATGGGCAGCAGCGGGGAGGATATGATGGATCCGGCAAATGTCCTGGCTGAAAGTTTTTCTGCGATGAACGATCCCTCGGGCATTGTCAATCAGATTCTGCTGTACTTTACTGGACGGAACGACACTAAGACAGCACGGAATGCACTAAGAGCATTTGATCATTATATGGTAGAATTCTCAAGGTTCTGGATTCTGTCCGGACAAAAAAACGGCGTTATCTCTTCAGGAGTGGACGCCGGTCAGACAGCGGAGGTCCTTGTGGTCATGGCATCCGGTTTGAGAATGAGAAATATACACGGCGGCTCAGACTATGTATTTGAATTCGAACAGTTTCATGCCATGATGAAAAGGCTGTTTAAAGGGGAACCTGTTCTTGTCCATAAATAGAATGAGTATAATAATTTGCTATTTAAATAGAATATTTATAACACAAAAAAGAGAACCCGCGGGTTCTCTTTTTTAATTAAGAATTTCAATTTTTACCGTTTTACGGCCCCATTTGCGTGCTTCAGCACTGTTAGGCATCAGTACATCAATTTTATGATTTTTGATGGCGCCGCCTGTATCGCCTGCGATGGCTACCCCGTATCCTTCCACCCAGACTTTGCTGCCAAGCGGAATGATTTTCGGATCAACTGCAATCAGCTTCATATTGGCATTTTCTTTAATGTTAATGCCGATTGCCGTGAAGTCGCTTGCAGTATCTTCATGACTGTAAGCAGTAGCTGTAACATAGAAAACCTTGCTTTCATCCTGAACAGGCTTTTCCTGCACAGGTTTTTCAGCAGGCTTGGACACTGCCGGGACTGCTGCGGTCTGCTTCTTTGCCGGAGCAGCCTTTGCTGCTCTCACTTTGCGCGCTTTCTCGGCTTCCGCACGTGCACTTGCTTCAGCTGCCTGTGCAGCCTCTTCTTTTTTCCGTTCTGCAAGGGCTTTAGCCGCACGTGCTTTTGCTGCATCCTGTTCTTTTTTAATGCTTGTCTCAATCGCTTTCACCTGTGACTGCAGGACGCTTTTTTCCTGCTCTGCAAGGGTTACCTCGGCTGAGATTTTTTCATATTCGCTTTTAAGTGAAGCCATTTGCGTCTGTCTTTGAAGGAGAGCTTCCTCAAGCTTGGCGCCGCTTGATGCAAGTGCCAGCTGCTGTTCTTTCAGCAGGGCTTCCTGCTTGTCGATCTCTTTTTTGTCTTCCTCAATTTGCTTCAGGTCGGCTTCCTGCTGTTCAAGAATATCATTGTCTGCATGCAAGAGTGTTGCAACAGCACCGATGCGCTCGAAAAAGTTTGAAAAACTTTCGGCATTAACAAGCGTATGTATAACGATATCGGCATGATCATTTTCCTGAAGAGCAGTAAGCCTGGCGTACATGATTTCTTCGCGGTTTATTACTTTATCCTGAAGTGCGACAATTTCTATTTTCTTTTCCTCAATTAATTCGTTTGTTTCCTGGATTTTTTTCTGGATGGAAGCGTAATCGTTCTCATTTTTTTTGACTAAAGCTTCCGTATTTGCAAGTTCGTGTTCCATTTTCTGTACAGCGGTATGTACTGCTTGCTTTTGTTTCTCTTTCCTGTCAAGAGCTTCACTGTTTTCATTCAGCTGCTTTTCAGCCTGTTTAAGTGAACCCCCGCTTGTTTGCGCAAAGGCAGGGCTATAGGATGATAAAGCGACAAATCCTGCAGAAAGCGCGGCAATCATACGTATCGAGACTTTCATAAAACAACCCCTTTCTGTTTATAGTTATATCATAAAATCGGGGTCTTTTAGATTACAAATCTGTTAAATCATTCATAATGCGACAAAAACAAGAAAAAAACCTCCGGCGAAATCGCCAAAGGCTGTCGATTATTTCTGCCATTCAAGGAGAGTCTGATCCTTTGGAAGTAGGAATGCGAGAATCCCCAAAAGAGGCAGGGCTGCGGTGCCTGTCATGACAGAGGCTAATGAAAATGCATCGATTAATGAGCCCAAAGCCACTGACCCAATGGCACCCATTCCAAAAGCAAGACCTACAGTCAGCCCCGACATCGTACCGATCTTACCGGGCACAAGCTCCTGGGCATATACAACCGTAACTGAAAAACTCGAGCTGAGTATAAACCCGATCAGCGCAATGAGCACATAGGCCATTTTTGGCCCCGCAAGTGGCAGCAGCAAAGCAAACGGAGCAGAGGCAATCAGTGAGCAAAGGATAATGTTCCTTTTGCCGAACCTGTCAGCGAGAGGACCCCCTGCAAATGTTCCGAGTGCTCCCATCACGAGAAAAACAAAAATATAAACCTGTGATTCTGCAATACTTAAATGGTATTTCTCAATAGCATAGAACGTATAGAAGTTTGATATGGCACTTCCATACCAGGATCTTGCAAAAACAAGAAAAACGATAACGGCCAGAGCTGAGAGGACGCCTTTTGACAGCCGGCCACTATTTTTCGCCGTTCCATTTTTCTTCTCATCTTTTCGAATGAAGGCAAGCTTTGCCGAATACCAGCGTGCAATATAAAGGAGAAACAGGACGGCAAGAGCAGCAGCAATGGTAAACCAGATGGCCCCAAACTGGCCTAACGGAACCAAAATCAAAGCGGTAATCAGCGGTGCAGCAGAAGAGCCTGTGTTGCCGCCTACCTGATAAATCGACTGGGCAAGTCCTCTGCGCTCTCCTGCTGCCAAATAAGCAACTCTCGAGCCCTCAGGGTGGAAGACAGCAGAACCGAGTCCAATAAAGAAAACACTGAGCAGAATAAGCGGAAAAGAAGGAGCGAAAGCTAGCCCCAGAATTCCGAGCAGACTGCTTGCTAATCCGATTGGAAGGGCATAAGGCATCGGCTTTTTATCTGTGTACCAGCCGACCACAGGCTGCAGAACAGAAGATACCATGTTAAGGGTAAACGCGATCAGGCCGAGCTGAGTAAAGGTAAGGCCCATTGATTTTTCAAGCACCGGGAACATCGCGGGGATAACAGACTGAATGGCGTCATTCAGCAGGTGACATAAGCCGATGATGAACAAAATGTTGTAAACAGTCGTTGAAGGTTTAGGTGCGTGTTTATTTACAGCAGCAGCGCTTTGCATGTTACAAGTCCCTTCTTTGTAAAATAGTTCGATTGACGAAATGTATTTTACCATATACAGCAGGGATTGATATCAAAAAATTGAAAAGAATCAAAAGAAATCCTTGATTGTTCGCTTAAAAGGAGTAAAATAGATTTAAAATTCAGGCAGTTATGGATTCTATAGAAGTATGATCAGCACAGCTGAACTATAAAACTTTAGGGGATGTTCGCGTGAAAGTAGTGAAGTTTGGAGGCAGCTCGCTTGCATCAGGCGAGCAGGTGAAAAAGGTTTTTGACATTGTGTTGTCGGATGCAGACCGAAAGATTGTAGTTGTATCTGCGCCGGGAAAACGTTTTGCAGATGACCGCAAAGTGACGGATCTATTGATTGAGCTTGGAGACAGACATCTGAAGGGGCTTGAAACAGCAGAAATTCTTGCTGCTGTTGTTCTAAGGTATGCTCAAATTGCTGAGGAGCTGGGACTCTCAGGTGAAATCGTTTCCAGCATCAAAACTCATTTGCTTGAACTTCTTCATAATGACCATATAAATGAAGCGAGATACATAGATGCCATTAAAGCGAGCGGGGAGGACTGCAATGCCAGGCTGATTGCTGCTTATTTTCAGAGCAGGGGAGTGCAGGCAGCATATGTTGATCCTAAAGCTGCGGGTCTTCTTGTCGAAGAAACGAAAGGAACAGCTCTTGTTTTAAAAGAGGCGTACACAAATCTCAGGTCGCTTTCTGAATGGCCCGGCATTCTTATTTTCCCGGGATTTTTCGGCTACAACGAGGCAGGCGAAGTTGTTACTTTCTCCCGCAGCGGCTCGGATATAACAGGTTCTATCCTTGCAAACGGAACCGGAGCAGCCTTGTATGAAAATTTCACAGATGTGGATGCAGTATACTCTGTTAACCCGAATACCGTTCCAAACCCAAAGGAGATCCGCGAGCTGACATACAGGGAGATGCGCGAACTGTCCTATGCGGGATTTTCCGTATTTCATGACGAAGCATTAATTCCTGCCTTTGAAGCCGGCATTCCGGTTCAAATCAAGAATACAAACAATCCTGCTGCTCCGGGCACACGCATCGTAAATGAGCGCAAAAATACGAACGGGCCTGTTATCGGAATAGCAAGCGATGATGATTTTTGCAGTATTTATGTGAACAAATATTTAATGAACAAAGAAATCGGCTTTGGCCGGAAACTGCTTTCAATCCTGGAAGACTTTGGCCTTACCTATGAACACAGTCCGTCCGGCATTGATGATTTAAGTATTATCCTGAGGCAAAAGCAGATGACTCCGGACACTGAAAAACAAATTCTCGAACGGATCCAGGCAGATCTTCTGCCAGACGAAGTGAAGGTTGAACACAATCTGTCCCTGATCATGATGGTAGGGGAAGGCATGCGCCGCAATATCGGCACTGCGGCACGAGCTTCAAAGGCTCTTGCTGATGCAGGCGTCAATATTGAAATGATCAATCAGGGATCGTCTGAGGTCAGCATGATGTTCGGTGTAAAAGAAGCGCAGGAAAAAAGGGCTGTCCAGGCTCTGTATGAAGAATTTTTTGCAAAGGTATTAGCATAGCAAAGAAAGCACTGCACAGTTTCGGGCAGTGCTTTTCACTGTGCGCGTAGCATCTTTCAAAAAGGCTGTTTTCGTAAAGATTGTTGCTATACCATAAGGCTATAACAAATAAAACTCGCATAAGAAAACTGCGAGTTTTTGTTGTTTAAGGAATTGCTTATTCCTAAAGCACCCCTTTAGTTTAAGTGTAATTTTTCACAAACTTATTAATTAAATAGTTACATCTATTTTTTTTCAATCGCCATACGCAAGTTCGAGATAACTCCAATAAGCAAAACTAACGAACAAACCATTTTTTCAAAAGGTGTTCCAAACAATTGTTGTATAAAGCCAAAAGACCAAAGTACAACAAAAAACCAGCATATAACGGTTATTCCTCTTTTGTATTTATATAGTTTAATTCTACCAACAATCAACGTAAAAACTACTCCAATAATAGAAAT is from Bacillus sp. FSL H8-0547 and encodes:
- a CDS encoding aspartate kinase; translated protein: MKVVKFGGSSLASGEQVKKVFDIVLSDADRKIVVVSAPGKRFADDRKVTDLLIELGDRHLKGLETAEILAAVVLRYAQIAEELGLSGEIVSSIKTHLLELLHNDHINEARYIDAIKASGEDCNARLIAAYFQSRGVQAAYVDPKAAGLLVEETKGTALVLKEAYTNLRSLSEWPGILIFPGFFGYNEAGEVVTFSRSGSDITGSILANGTGAALYENFTDVDAVYSVNPNTVPNPKEIRELTYREMRELSYAGFSVFHDEALIPAFEAGIPVQIKNTNNPAAPGTRIVNERKNTNGPVIGIASDDDFCSIYVNKYLMNKEIGFGRKLLSILEDFGLTYEHSPSGIDDLSIILRQKQMTPDTEKQILERIQADLLPDEVKVEHNLSLIMMVGEGMRRNIGTAARASKALADAGVNIEMINQGSSEVSMMFGVKEAQEKRAVQALYEEFFAKVLA
- a CDS encoding peptide MFS transporter, whose product is MSSLDKDKIVQSVPQKGFFGHPKGLFTLFFTEFWERFSYYGMRAILLYYMYYSMKDGGLGLDQPTALSIMSIYGSLVYMSGIIGGWISDRLLGNTRTVFYGGVLIMLGHIILALPGSIPAFFVSMFFIVIGTGLLKPNISNIVGDLYSKEDNRRDSGFSIFYMGINLGGLLAPLIVGTLGQKYNFHLGFGVAAVGMFLGLVVFMLTKKKNLGLAGTGVPNPLTPAERKSVFGRLAIGLAVILVLGAVSIYTGYLTIDRFTFMISILGILIPAAYFIVMYRSPKSTDVERSRLIAYIPLFIAAMMFWAIQEQGATILGAYADKRTQLTFGNFEIQSSWFQSLNPLFVVLLAPVFAWLWIKLGNRQPSTSKKFAFGLFFAGLSFLVMIIPAYTNGTDTLVHPMWLVLSFFLVVLGELCLSPVGLSATTKLAPAAFSAQTMSLWFLTNASAQAINAQIVKYYTPETEIAYFGIIGGLAILLGAIMLILSPKIQAYMKGVR
- a CDS encoding MFS transporter, producing the protein MQSAAAVNKHAPKPSTTVYNILFIIGLCHLLNDAIQSVIPAMFPVLEKSMGLTFTQLGLIAFTLNMVSSVLQPVVGWYTDKKPMPYALPIGLASSLLGILGLAFAPSFPLILLSVFFIGLGSAVFHPEGSRVAYLAAGERRGLAQSIYQVGGNTGSSAAPLITALILVPLGQFGAIWFTIAAALAVLFLLYIARWYSAKLAFIRKDEKKNGTAKNSGRLSKGVLSALAVIVFLVFARSWYGSAISNFYTFYAIEKYHLSIAESQVYIFVFLVMGALGTFAGGPLADRFGKRNIILCSLIASAPFALLLPLAGPKMAYVLIALIGFILSSSFSVTVVYAQELVPGKIGTMSGLTVGLAFGMGAIGSVALGSLIDAFSLASVMTGTAALPLLGILAFLLPKDQTLLEWQK
- the metE gene encoding 5-methyltetrahydropteroyltriglutamate--homocysteine S-methyltransferase, with product MKIRNSNLGYPRIGEKREWKKLLEAFWRGDLTEQEFHLDMKKIRLSHLVKQREAGIDLVPVGDFSYYDHVLDTAVMFGLIPERFRDQDPSSLETYFAIARGSKDKVASEMTKWFNTNYHYIVPELDGTEPRLIHNRLLELYKEARDEAGITGKPVLIGPLTLTALSKGEKKEEILEKLIPLYVQVFKELEEEGAEWIQIDEPILVTSAADAAFMKKTKKIYETIKEGLGRVKLLLQTYFECPEQYEQLIQLPVDGIGLDFVHDSGKTLEHLSAFGFPKDKVLAAGVIDGRNIWKAELQKTVKLVNRILDEVGRDRLIPQPSCSLIHVPVTAESEGKLHPLVKNALAFADEKLHEITLLTKFLNFEEETLSAYDKGIADLEASDLRNRHSVHASYDEYSTVRVGAVQRKEAQQRKFSLPLLPTTTIGSFPQTKEVRAARLKYKKGTLSEEDYYQFIEGEIKKWIDIQGNLGLDVLVHGEFERTDMVEYFGEKLGGMTVTSNGWVQSYGSRCVRPPLIYGDVFFKEPMTLKETLFAQKLTDKPVKGMLTGPVTIVNWSFVRSDVPGAAVLNQLSLAVREEVEALESAGIGMIQVDEPALREGLPLKQEKKKQYLDEAVTAFKRSTASVKPETQIHTHMCYSSFEDMIEAIDALDADVISIETSRSHGELIRSFETFSYCKGIGLGVYDIHSPRIPSEKEMIRNIERALQVLEPAQFWVNPDCGLKTRGEKEAVEALKIMVRAAKVCRGKAVQETTV
- a CDS encoding 3D domain-containing protein; translation: MKVSIRMIAALSAGFVALSSYSPAFAQTSGGSLKQAEKQLNENSEALDRKEKQKQAVHTAVQKMEHELANTEALVKKNENDYASIQKKIQETNELIEEKKIEIVALQDKVINREEIMYARLTALQENDHADIVIHTLVNAESFSNFFERIGAVATLLHADNDILEQQEADLKQIEEDKKEIDKQEALLKEQQLALASSGAKLEEALLQRQTQMASLKSEYEKISAEVTLAEQEKSVLQSQVKAIETSIKKEQDAAKARAAKALAERKKEEAAQAAEASARAEAEKARKVRAAKAAPAKKQTAAVPAVSKPAEKPVQEKPVQDESKVFYVTATAYSHEDTASDFTAIGINIKENANMKLIAVDPKIIPLGSKVWVEGYGVAIAGDTGGAIKNHKIDVLMPNSAEARKWGRKTVKIEILN
- a CDS encoding TetR/AcrR family transcriptional regulator; translated protein: MKQFERRLRSEKALLHAASELIDEVGCSKTTLSMIMNRTGLSKGAIYHYIKSKDDLLAMVLEEKIQETNETFLKRMGSSGEDMMDPANVLAESFSAMNDPSGIVNQILLYFTGRNDTKTARNALRAFDHYMVEFSRFWILSGQKNGVISSGVDAGQTAEVLVVMASGLRMRNIHGGSDYVFEFEQFHAMMKRLFKGEPVLVHK